One genomic window of Actinoalloteichus hoggarensis includes the following:
- a CDS encoding YciI family protein, with the protein MARFAVQLVFTSDTERRLAVRPAHRDYLTTLAEKGSLLAAGPWADDTGALLVYDVADEAELRRLLDNDPYWPAEVVAEVIITEWTPLIGSWLTTD; encoded by the coding sequence ATGGCCAGATTCGCAGTCCAGCTCGTCTTCACCTCGGACACCGAGCGGCGACTCGCCGTCCGACCGGCGCATCGGGACTACCTCACCACGCTCGCGGAGAAGGGCTCGCTGCTGGCGGCGGGGCCCTGGGCCGACGACACCGGCGCACTGCTCGTGTACGACGTGGCGGACGAGGCCGAGCTGCGACGACTGCTCGACAACGACCCTTACTGGCCCGCCGAGGTGGTGGCGGAGGTGATCATCACCGAGTGGACTCCGCTGATCGGGTCCTGGTTAACGACCGACTGA
- a CDS encoding FUSC family protein, with protein sequence MNRVSVEATRRLRRLLRNLIPVLQCSVAAGLAWFIAVHVIGHQRPFFAPIAAVISLGVSLGERLRRVAELVVGVSVGILVGDLLISVIGSGTWQIALVVALAMSVAVLLDSGTVIALQAGSSAVLIATLLPPGAVGGFDRFIDALVGGLVGLAVAALLPANPLVVVHQKGRVVLGVLADALRATAVAVSIGDPARAGAVLSDARDAQDSIEEFTTALAAGTEIARISPLRWRSRTDLDRYENAAVRLDHALRNTRVLARRAQAALRDGERVPERLPILLEQLAGAVVLLRDELSAGRDPVQARAATRAVARLSAADLIGGSGFSMRVVVAQLRSISVDLLQAGGLTRDEAVAALPPLRSGRSDE encoded by the coding sequence GTGAACCGGGTGAGTGTGGAGGCGACACGGCGGTTGCGCAGACTGCTGCGCAACCTGATCCCCGTCCTGCAGTGTTCCGTGGCCGCCGGACTCGCCTGGTTCATCGCCGTTCACGTCATCGGACACCAACGGCCGTTCTTCGCCCCCATCGCGGCGGTGATCAGCCTGGGCGTGTCGCTGGGCGAACGGCTGCGCCGGGTGGCGGAACTCGTCGTCGGCGTCAGCGTCGGCATCCTCGTCGGCGACCTGCTGATCTCGGTGATCGGTTCGGGCACCTGGCAGATCGCCCTCGTCGTCGCGCTGGCGATGTCGGTGGCCGTGCTGCTGGACAGCGGCACGGTCATCGCCCTGCAGGCAGGCTCCTCCGCCGTGTTGATCGCCACCCTGCTGCCCCCCGGCGCCGTCGGCGGCTTCGACCGCTTCATCGACGCGCTGGTGGGCGGGCTGGTCGGGCTGGCGGTCGCGGCCCTGCTGCCCGCCAATCCGCTGGTCGTGGTCCATCAGAAGGGCCGGGTGGTCCTCGGTGTGCTCGCCGACGCGCTGCGGGCCACGGCGGTGGCGGTCTCCATCGGAGACCCGGCACGAGCAGGCGCGGTGCTGTCCGACGCGCGCGACGCTCAGGACTCCATCGAGGAGTTCACCACCGCGCTGGCGGCGGGCACCGAGATCGCCAGGATCTCGCCGCTGCGCTGGCGGAGTCGCACGGACCTCGACCGCTATGAGAACGCGGCGGTGCGCCTGGATCACGCACTGCGCAACACCAGGGTGCTGGCGCGGCGGGCGCAGGCCGCGCTGCGGGACGGCGAACGGGTGCCCGAGCGGCTGCCCATCCTGCTCGAACAGCTGGCGGGCGCCGTCGTCCTGCTCCGAGACGAGTTGTCGGCGGGCCGCGACCCGGTCCAGGCCAGGGCGGCCACGCGGGCGGTCGCCCGACTGTCGGCGGCGGACCTGATCGGCGGCAGCGGCTTCTCGATGCGGGTCGTCGTCGCCCAGCTGCGGTCGATCTCGGTGGACCTGCTGCAGGCAGGAGGCCTCACCCGTGACGAGGCGGTGGCCGCGCTGCCGCCGCTGCGCAGCGGTCGCTCCGACGAGTGA
- a CDS encoding polyketide cyclase, protein MADSAYDFHTRWLIPASPAEVADTLFDPADLSRWWPSVYLDVRTLRRAEDGGVGSSYELFTTGRLPYTLRWQLHVESVAELGCSFTATGDFVGRGVWHLSELGADRTQVDFTWKIRADKPLLRSSPNWLRPVFEANHDWAMRMGEESLMLELRRRAGDAVPPPRPPTPTSSVLLAAGGAVALTAGAAVLIGRAGDRRRARRPRSDG, encoded by the coding sequence ATGGCGGACAGCGCCTACGACTTCCACACCCGCTGGCTGATCCCCGCATCGCCTGCGGAGGTGGCGGACACCCTGTTCGACCCGGCCGATCTGTCCCGCTGGTGGCCGTCGGTCTATCTGGACGTGCGGACGCTGCGCCGCGCCGAGGACGGCGGCGTCGGCTCGTCCTACGAGCTGTTCACCACCGGCAGGCTCCCGTACACCCTGCGGTGGCAGCTCCATGTCGAGTCGGTCGCCGAACTCGGCTGCTCCTTCACCGCCACCGGCGACTTCGTCGGGCGGGGCGTGTGGCACCTGTCCGAGCTCGGCGCCGACCGCACTCAGGTGGACTTCACCTGGAAGATCCGCGCGGACAAACCCCTGTTACGGAGCAGCCCTAACTGGCTGCGGCCGGTCTTCGAGGCCAATCACGACTGGGCGATGCGGATGGGCGAGGAGAGCCTCATGCTCGAACTCCGCCGCCGGGCGGGCGACGCCGTCCCGCCGCCTCGCCCGCCGACTCCGACCTCATCGGTCCTGCTCGCGGCCGGCGGCGCCGTCGCGCTGACGGCGGGCGCGGCGGTCCTGATCGGACGCGCGGGAGACAGGCGCAGGGCACGCCGCCCTCGCTCGGACGGCTAG
- a CDS encoding DUF998 domain-containing protein, which produces MRDATVADTEHWPAPAVRAVAGLSLLGILLSAIAFTAMHVGFGDGFDAVSQTLSELVYVEGGASLIPISMVTLGLGSLVLLPLLRGSGALDGRLLPVLIGLWGVGLVLCAFFPADLPDAALTFSGWTHRISACVAFLSLAVAGLIMSERFRDHTLWRLVAGWTRVLGAVTLVQFIVFLLASMPVVTPRLWGAQLFADFLVRGFVERTMLGTQVAMLVLWIGRLIYLTQVRRSPAAFVSAGGDDHVEPALGLVVTSESATRARDLVGAVTPGTTAGAEPGAPPAEGRRIEQITLDRSTAGESLVAAGADDPQPAADRERV; this is translated from the coding sequence ATGCGTGACGCGACCGTGGCCGACACGGAACACTGGCCGGCTCCTGCCGTGCGTGCGGTGGCCGGGCTCTCCTTACTGGGAATCCTGCTCTCCGCCATCGCCTTCACCGCGATGCACGTCGGCTTCGGTGACGGCTTCGACGCCGTCAGCCAGACACTCAGCGAACTCGTCTACGTCGAGGGGGGCGCCTCGCTGATCCCTATCAGCATGGTCACCCTCGGTCTCGGCTCGCTCGTGCTGCTGCCGCTGCTACGCGGCAGCGGCGCGCTCGACGGCAGGCTGCTCCCGGTGCTGATCGGCCTCTGGGGCGTCGGCCTCGTCCTCTGCGCGTTCTTCCCCGCCGACCTGCCCGACGCGGCACTCACCTTCTCCGGCTGGACGCACCGGATCTCGGCCTGTGTCGCGTTCCTGAGCCTGGCCGTGGCCGGCCTGATCATGTCGGAGCGCTTCCGCGACCACACGCTCTGGCGGCTGGTCGCAGGCTGGACTCGCGTGCTCGGCGCCGTGACCCTCGTTCAGTTCATCGTCTTCCTGCTCGCCTCGATGCCGGTCGTCACGCCTCGGCTGTGGGGAGCACAGCTCTTCGCCGACTTCCTCGTCCGCGGCTTCGTCGAGCGCACCATGCTCGGCACCCAGGTCGCCATGCTGGTGCTCTGGATCGGCAGGCTGATCTACCTCACCCAGGTCCGCCGCTCGCCCGCCGCGTTCGTGTCCGCGGGCGGAGACGATCACGTCGAGCCCGCCCTCGGCCTGGTGGTCACCTCGGAGTCCGCGACCCGGGCGCGGGACCTGGTCGGCGCCGTCACCCCAGGTACGACGGCAGGCGCGGAGCCGGGCGCACCCCCGGCGGAGGGCAGGCGGATCGAGCAGATCACGCTGGATCGATCCACCGCGGGGGAGTCGCTGGTCGCGGCGGGGGCCGATGATCCTCAGCCGGCAGCAGACCGCGAGCGGGTCTGA
- a CDS encoding DUF3151 domain-containing protein — translation MTHANLLGPEPTLLPDLPGPQQELDAGTDPATVAARYPSFSEAWAALAETALAEEQTVAGYAYARTGYHRGLDALRRAGWKGHGPVPWEHRPNQGFLRCLGALARAAGAIGETDEHERCRTFLADSDPKAPAAVGLA, via the coding sequence ATGACCCACGCGAACCTGCTCGGCCCGGAGCCCACACTGCTGCCCGATCTGCCGGGGCCGCAGCAGGAGTTGGACGCGGGCACCGATCCCGCGACGGTGGCCGCCCGGTATCCGTCCTTCAGCGAGGCCTGGGCCGCGCTGGCCGAGACGGCGCTGGCCGAGGAACAGACGGTGGCCGGTTATGCGTACGCCCGCACCGGCTACCACCGAGGACTCGACGCGCTGCGTCGCGCCGGATGGAAGGGCCACGGCCCGGTGCCGTGGGAGCACCGACCCAACCAGGGTTTCCTCCGCTGCCTCGGCGCCCTGGCCAGGGCCGCGGGCGCGATCGGCGAGACCGACGAGCACGAACGCTGCCGGACGTTCCTCGCGGACTCCGACCCGAAGGCGCCTGCCGCCGTCGGACTGGCCTGA
- the fbaA gene encoding class II fructose-bisphosphate aldolase encodes MPIATPEVYAEMLDRAKANEFAYPAINVTSSETLNAALRGLAEAESDGIIQVSTGGAEFASGTKVKDMVTGATALAEFAHVVAAKYPVNVALHTDHCPKDKLDGFVRPLLAISQERVDRGENPLFQSHMWDGSAVPVDENLEIAAELLAVSAKARVILEIEVGVVGGEEDGVDNEINDKLYTSPEDYLKTLDALGSGERGRYLLAATFGNVHGVYKPGNVKLRPEILKQGQDVVSEKLGLPAGSKPFDLVFHGGSGSLLSEIHESLSYGVIKMNIDTDTQYAFTRPVVSHMFSNYDGVLKIDGEVGNKKVYDPRSYLKAAEQGMAARVAHACENLRSSGRMLAG; translated from the coding sequence ATGCCCATCGCAACCCCCGAGGTCTACGCGGAGATGCTCGACCGGGCCAAGGCGAACGAGTTCGCCTACCCGGCCATCAACGTCACCTCGTCTGAGACCCTCAACGCGGCATTGCGCGGACTCGCGGAAGCCGAGAGCGACGGCATCATCCAGGTGTCGACCGGCGGCGCGGAGTTCGCCTCCGGCACCAAGGTCAAGGACATGGTCACCGGGGCCACCGCCCTTGCCGAGTTCGCTCACGTCGTCGCAGCGAAGTACCCGGTGAACGTCGCGTTGCACACCGACCACTGCCCGAAGGACAAGCTCGACGGCTTCGTCCGGCCGCTGCTGGCGATCAGCCAGGAGCGCGTCGACCGGGGCGAGAACCCGTTGTTCCAGTCGCACATGTGGGACGGCTCCGCCGTGCCGGTCGACGAGAACCTCGAGATCGCCGCCGAGCTGCTCGCCGTCTCGGCGAAGGCCAGGGTCATCCTGGAGATCGAGGTCGGCGTCGTCGGCGGCGAAGAGGACGGCGTCGACAACGAGATCAACGACAAGCTGTACACCTCGCCGGAGGACTACCTCAAGACGCTCGACGCGCTGGGCAGCGGTGAGCGAGGCCGCTACCTGCTCGCGGCGACCTTCGGCAACGTGCACGGCGTCTACAAGCCGGGCAACGTGAAGCTTCGTCCGGAGATCCTCAAGCAGGGTCAGGACGTCGTCTCCGAGAAGCTCGGTCTTCCCGCGGGATCGAAGCCCTTCGACCTGGTCTTCCACGGCGGCTCCGGCTCGCTGCTCTCGGAGATCCACGAGTCGCTGAGCTACGGCGTGATCAAGATGAACATCGACACCGACACGCAGTACGCCTTCACCCGTCCGGTCGTCAGTCACATGTTCTCCAACTACGACGGCGTGCTGAAGATCGACGGCGAGGTCGGGAACAAGAAGGTCTACGACCCGCGCAGCTACCTGAAGGCCGCCGAGCAGGGCATGGCGGCTCGGGTGGCGCACGCATGCGAGAACCTGCGGTCCTCGGGCCGCATGCTCGCGGGCTGA
- a CDS encoding HNH endonuclease family protein, with protein sequence MTSRRSTRLRRLSLLALLTSLLSLALQGPASAAPPGIPSETTARSLLASLTVAPEGSMDGYSRDLFPHWNAVEGNCNAREMVLRRDGDDVQVGNDCYPTSGSWYSEYDGQTRTVPSEISIDHVVPLAAAWRSGASSWSASRRTAFANDLTNPQLIAVTGSVNSSKGDQTPDEWVPPRTAYHCTYARIWIGSKHAWDLTVTSAERAALTRLLDTC encoded by the coding sequence ATGACGTCTCGCCGTTCGACCCGGTTACGCAGGCTGAGCCTGCTCGCCCTACTGACCTCTCTGCTGTCGCTGGCCCTGCAGGGGCCCGCCTCCGCCGCCCCGCCCGGCATCCCGAGCGAGACGACCGCCCGAAGCCTGCTCGCGTCGCTGACCGTGGCCCCGGAGGGGTCGATGGACGGCTACTCCCGAGACCTCTTCCCGCACTGGAACGCGGTGGAGGGCAACTGCAACGCCCGCGAGATGGTGCTGCGTCGCGACGGCGACGACGTGCAGGTGGGCAACGACTGCTATCCCACCTCCGGCAGCTGGTACAGCGAGTACGACGGCCAGACGCGCACCGTCCCCTCCGAGATCAGCATCGACCACGTCGTGCCGCTGGCCGCCGCCTGGCGTTCCGGCGCGTCATCGTGGAGCGCCTCCCGCCGGACCGCCTTCGCCAACGACCTGACCAACCCGCAGCTCATCGCCGTCACCGGCAGCGTGAACAGCTCGAAGGGCGATCAGACACCCGACGAGTGGGTTCCGCCGCGCACGGCATACCACTGCACCTACGCCCGGATCTGGATCGGCAGCAAGCATGCCTGGGATCTGACCGTCACCTCCGCTGAGCGCGCCGCGCTGACCCGGCTGCTCGACACCTGCTGA